A single genomic interval of Nomascus leucogenys isolate Asia chromosome 3, Asia_NLE_v1, whole genome shotgun sequence harbors:
- the HIF1AN gene encoding hypoxia-inducible factor 1-alpha inhibitor: MAATAAEAVACGSGEPREEAGALGPAWDESQLRSYSFPTRPIPRLSQSDPRAEELIENEEPVVLTDTNLVYPALKWDLEYLQENIGNGDFSVYSASIHKFLYYDEKKMANFQNFKPRSNREEMKFHEFVEKLQDIQQRGGEERLYLQQTLNDTVGRKIVMDFLGFNWNWINKQQGKRGWGQLTSNLLLIGMEGNVTPAHYDEQQNFFAQIKGYKRCILFPPDQFECLYPYPVHHPCDRQSQVDFDNPDYERFPNFQNVVGYETVVGPGDVLYIPMYWWHHIESLLNGGITITVNFWYKGAPTPKRIEYPLKAHQKVAIMRNIEKMLGEALGNPQEVGPLLNTMIKGRYN; this comes from the exons ATGGCGGCTACAGCGGCGGAGGCTGTGGCCTGTGGCTCTGGAGAGCCCCGGGAGGAGGCTGGAGCCCTCGGCCCCGCCTGGGATGAATCCCAGTTGCGCAGTTATAGCTTCCCGACTAGGCCCATTCCGCGTCTGAGTCAGAGCGACCCCCGGGCGGAGGAGCTTATTGAGAATGAG GAGCCTGTGGTGCTGACCGACACAAATCTTGTGTATCCTGCCCTGAAATGGGACCTTGAATACCTGCAAGAGAATATTGGCAATGGAGACTTCTCTGTGTACAGTGCCAGCATTCACAAGTTCTTGTACTATGATGAGAAGAAGATGGCCAATTTCCAGAACTTTAAGCCGAGGTCCAACAGGGAAGAAATGAAATTTCATGAGTTCGTTGAGAAACTGCAGGATATACAGCAGcgaggaggggaagagag GTTGTATCTGCAGCAAACGCTCAATGACACTGTGGGCAGGAAGATTGTCATGGACTTCTTGGGTTTTAACTGGAACTGGATTAATAAGCAACAGGGAAAGCGTGGCTGGGGGCAGCTTACCTCTAACCTGCTGCTCATTGGCATGGAAG GAAATGTGACACCTGCTCACTATGATGAGCAGCAGAACTTTTTTGCTCAGATAAAAGGTTACAAACGATGCATCTTATTCCCTCCGGATCAGTTCGAGTGCCTCTACCCATACCCTGTTCATCACCCATGTGACAGACAGAGCCAG GTGGACTTTGACAATCCCGACTACGAGAGGTTCCCTAATTTCCAAAATGTGGTTGGTTACGAAACAGTGGTTGGCCCTGGTGATGTTCTTTACATCCCAATGTACTG GTGGCATCACATAGAGTCATTACTAAATGGGGGGATTACCATCACTGTGAACTTCTGGTATAAG GGGGCTCCCACCCCTAAGAGAATTGAATATCCTCTCAAAGCTCATCAGAAAGTGGCCATAATGAGAAACATTGAGAAGATGCTTGGAGAGGCCTTGGGGAACCCACAAGAG GTGGGGCCCTTGTTGAACACAATGATCAAGGGCCGATACAACTAG
- the NDUFB8 gene encoding NADH dehydrogenase [ubiquinone] 1 beta subcomplex subunit 8, mitochondrial yields MAVARAGVLGVQWLQRASRNVMPLGARTASHMTKDMFPGPYPRTPEERAAAAKKYNMRVEDYEPYPDDGMGYGDYPKLPDRSQHERDPWYSWDQPDLRLNWGEPMHWHLDMYNRNRVDTSPTPVSWHVMCMQLVGFLAFMIFMCWMGDTYPVYQPVGPKQYPYNNLYLERGGDPSKEPERVVHYEI; encoded by the exons ATGGCGGTGGCCAGGGCCGGGGTCCTGGGAGTCCAGTGGCTGCAAAGGGCATCCCGGAACGTGATGCCGCTGGGCGCACGGACAG CCTCCCACATGACCAAGGACATGTTCCCGGGACCCTATCCTAGGACCCCAGAAGAACGGGCCGCCGCCGCCAAGAAGTATAATATGCGTGTGGAAGACTACGAACCTTACCCGGATGATGGCATGGG GTATGGCGACTACCCGAAGCTCCCTGACCGCTCACAGCATGAGAGGGATCCATGGTATAGCTGGGACCAACCGGACCTGAGGTTGAACTGGGGTGAACCG ATGCACTGGCACCTAGACATGTACAACAGGAACCGTGTGGATACATCCCCCACACCTGTTTCTTGGCATGTCATGTGTATGCAGCTCGTCGGTTTCCTGGCTTTCATGATATTCATGTGCTGGATGGGGGACACGTACCCTGTCTACCAGCCTGTG GGACCAAAGCAGTATCCTTACAATAATCTGTACCTGGAACGAGGCGGCGATCCCTCCAAAGAACCAGAGCGGGTGGTTCACTATGAGATCTGA